One window of Desulfonatronum sp. SC1 genomic DNA carries:
- a CDS encoding type IV pilin protein, whose translation MTNSKGFTIIELLIVVAILGILAAIAIPSVTKYTTNARRADGKTALLAAAQAMERHYTNNYTYVGATIGSATTDLIPENSDSGYYILSFTTNGTNPAADKFEIQAEGQGKQAGDTACQIMTIDQLGRKTPSGCW comes from the coding sequence ATGACCAATTCGAAAGGCTTCACCATCATCGAACTCCTCATCGTGGTCGCTATCCTGGGTATTCTGGCGGCCATCGCCATTCCGTCGGTGACCAAGTACACCACCAACGCCCGCCGGGCGGACGGGAAGACGGCCCTTTTGGCCGCGGCCCAGGCCATGGAGCGGCATTATACGAATAATTACACGTATGTTGGGGCGACGATAGGTTCCGCCACTACAGACTTAATCCCTGAGAACTCGGACAGCGGCTACTACATCCTCAGCTTCACAACCAATGGCACGAACCCCGCTGCGGACAAATTTGAAATCCAGGCCGAGGGGCAAGGCAAGCAAGCCGGCGACACTGCCTGTCAGATAATGACCATCGACCAGTTGGGAAGAAAGACGCCCTCAGGGTGTTGGTAA
- a CDS encoding radical SAM protein — protein sequence MATTRRCFLQGLALAAGSVFAGGCAEALDSSLNSDGWRPAYADLEDAGMLAARIEQAYAKLEQCDLCPHACGVNRLGGETGFCEARGRAVVHSHGPHFGEELPLVGRNGSGTIFFSHCNLRCVFCQNWPIAHLGHGRELDDARLADLMLDLQRRGCHNINLVTPTHFLPNILGAVRIARQQGLRLPLCYNTGGYETVENVRLLDGVVDIYLPDLKFMSSDESARYVIQGRGDYPAMAKASILEMHRQVGDVDVSGDAVARRGLLIRHLVMPNQVSGTREFVDWVARELPQDTYVNIMSQYRVEHMAFDHEPISRAITSREYVEAMDWAMAAGLTNLDNRSLANLEIHRRMLE from the coding sequence ATGGCAACGACACGGAGATGCTTCTTGCAAGGGCTGGCGCTGGCCGCGGGGTCGGTGTTCGCCGGCGGATGCGCCGAGGCCCTGGATTCAAGTCTCAACAGCGACGGATGGCGTCCGGCCTACGCCGACCTGGAGGATGCCGGGATGCTGGCCGCGCGCATCGAGCAGGCCTATGCCAAGCTGGAGCAGTGCGACCTTTGCCCCCACGCCTGCGGGGTGAATCGGCTTGGCGGGGAAACGGGCTTTTGTGAAGCCCGGGGGCGGGCCGTGGTCCATAGCCACGGGCCGCACTTCGGGGAGGAATTGCCGCTGGTCGGCCGCAACGGCTCCGGGACCATCTTTTTCTCCCACTGCAACCTGCGCTGCGTCTTCTGCCAGAACTGGCCCATCGCCCACCTGGGCCACGGACGGGAGTTGGACGACGCCCGACTGGCGGACCTGATGCTGGATTTGCAGCGCCGGGGCTGCCACAACATCAATCTGGTCACCCCTACCCATTTCCTGCCCAACATCCTCGGGGCGGTGCGCATCGCCCGCCAGCAGGGCCTGCGCCTGCCGCTGTGCTACAATACCGGCGGCTATGAAACCGTGGAGAATGTCCGGTTGCTGGACGGCGTGGTGGACATCTATTTGCCGGACCTGAAGTTCATGAGTTCGGACGAGTCGGCCAGGTACGTGATCCAGGGACGGGGCGATTACCCGGCCATGGCCAAGGCCTCTATCCTGGAAATGCACCGGCAGGTGGGCGACGTGGACGTGTCCGGGGACGCGGTGGCCCGGCGTGGGTTGCTGATCCGCCACCTGGTCATGCCCAACCAGGTGTCCGGAACACGGGAATTCGTGGATTGGGTGGCCCGGGAGCTGCCCCAGGACACCTACGTGAACATCATGTCCCAGTACCGGGTGGAGCACATGGCCTTTGACCACGAACCCATCTCCCGGGCCATCACCTCCCGGGAATACGTGGAAGCCATGGACTGGGCCATGGCCGCCGGGCTGACCAACCTGGACAATCGCTCCCTGGCCAACCTGGAAATCCATCGGCGGATGCTGGAGTAG
- the amrS gene encoding AmmeMemoRadiSam system radical SAM enzyme codes for MPHHNASCPNPNPNLTPPPAQAQAPTKSMTRKQFLRLAACGAGALGVSGLTGLPINLHAQNAGASNQTAQRGLVRPRPSPWFSPAANDGVQCMLCPHQCTLAPGQRSSCRVRENRDGQGVTLTYGNPVLVQEDPVERKPFFHVLPGSRALSVSTAGCNLHCKFCEVWDMALVRPEDVHAYDLPPEAVVAQARAAGLRSVSFAFGEPVVFYEYMLEVARLARVAGMLNLMHTAAYIRPEPLRNLCEVLDAANVDLKGFDPDFYRNVVGGELKPVQDALRIIKQSGMHLEITSIIIPTLNDDMNVLAEMCRWIAGELGPDTPLHLARFYPLYRLSALPRTPVSILDRARDTALEAGLRFVYVAKVPGHDGENTFCPDCGQAIITRVGFIVDQMRIQNGRCPHCQLEIPGIWN; via the coding sequence ATGCCGCACCACAACGCATCATGCCCGAATCCGAATCCGAATCTGACCCCGCCCCCGGCCCAGGCCCAGGCCCCGACCAAATCCATGACCAGGAAACAATTTCTGAGGCTGGCGGCATGTGGGGCTGGTGCGTTGGGGGTTTCCGGGCTCACCGGACTGCCGATCAACCTGCACGCCCAAAATGCCGGCGCATCCAACCAGACGGCCCAGCGAGGCCTTGTCCGCCCCCGACCGTCTCCCTGGTTCAGTCCCGCGGCGAACGACGGCGTCCAGTGCATGCTCTGCCCCCATCAATGCACTCTTGCCCCTGGACAGCGCTCCTCCTGTCGGGTCCGGGAAAACCGCGACGGCCAGGGGGTCACGCTGACCTATGGCAACCCGGTCCTGGTTCAGGAAGACCCGGTGGAGCGCAAGCCGTTCTTTCACGTCCTACCGGGAAGCCGAGCCCTGTCCGTTTCCACGGCCGGCTGCAACCTGCACTGCAAGTTCTGCGAAGTCTGGGACATGGCCCTGGTCCGCCCCGAGGACGTCCATGCCTACGATCTGCCCCCGGAGGCCGTGGTGGCCCAGGCCCGGGCCGCCGGGCTGCGTTCCGTGAGCTTCGCCTTTGGCGAGCCGGTGGTCTTTTATGAATACATGCTGGAGGTGGCCAGGCTGGCCAGGGTAGCGGGGATGCTCAATCTGATGCACACGGCGGCCTACATCCGCCCGGAACCCCTGCGGAATCTGTGCGAGGTGCTGGATGCAGCCAACGTGGACCTGAAGGGATTTGATCCGGATTTCTATCGGAACGTGGTCGGCGGGGAGCTCAAACCGGTGCAGGACGCGCTGCGGATCATCAAACAGTCCGGGATGCACCTGGAAATCACCAGCATTATCATCCCCACGCTCAACGACGACATGAACGTTCTGGCCGAGATGTGCCGTTGGATCGCCGGGGAGCTGGGCCCGGACACCCCGCTGCATCTGGCCCGGTTCTACCCCTTGTACCGGCTCTCCGCCCTTCCCCGCACCCCGGTTTCCATCCTGGACCGGGCCCGAGACACGGCCCTGGAGGCCGGCCTGCGCTTCGTCTACGTGGCCAAGGTCCCGGGCCACGACGGGGAAAACACCTTCTGCCCGGACTGTGGCCAAGCGATCATCACCAGAGTGGGGTTCATCGTGGACCAAATGCGAATCCAGAACGGCCGTTGCCCCCACTGCCAGCTGGAAATTCCTGGGATCTGGAACTGA
- a CDS encoding spermine synthase gives MSRPFPRHVCATLMLGMVSQLAQVVLLRELLMVFQGNELSIGIILSAWLAWTGVGGWLGGRLTQRATRPGLLLALNAGCLIPILPATIIVIRNLRVFFDVLPGASLGLGEMFLSCFLVMAPACLLLGGQFVLLARIWRERDRALDASGASKTYMVEAAGNTLAGVLFTFVLVRLLNAFQITALAAMLMATVALGLYGVDRPGAGRRPSGLSSGLSGGLAGRLAGPNAALAPVLFAPVLATLIITLMVIGLLTGLYFALDHVDRWTATAQWRHFAPDHELVETRPSRHGAIAVLRRDDQYSFFQSGHLVFSTAGQDTAVPGLEEQEAVAVAHLALVQHPDPGRVLLIGGGMRGMLAEILRHPVRELDYIELDNVLTETARQYAPARTFAALERPGIRMIHTDSRLFVKSGAALPYDMIIVDAPDPATAVLNRTYTQEFFQQAQDLLAPGGVLAVGVTSTPDLRGLAVSNRNTAIHHTLADVFGHVLAVGERHLLFFATDDPDRISANPELLRSRFDQREITAQGFSGLHYHVLLHEPTLRRINWILRHHGRAPQAHLDGPPAPPLTPEPLEAQIQAVATLPPVAERFFINSDFRPIAYFYTLMYWNELTRSGSRDALKPILHIRPWWIAPALLVPVLTVLALSRWRARKSSQMHSQAPRARSRKPSPKHSPAGLAWAVNLAALTTGMSTMLMQVALLFAFQGLYGFVYETVGLIVAVFMSGLAVGTFLGQRFLHDTSASRTKPLALGLALVQVGIAALAWAVGLLLPQAAAITSSLTVLILFVALTFIAGLAGGVDFPLAAACSTALTGKPEQAAGRIYGLELAGACLGAALAGVAIAPVQGIPACFLLAGALNAAAGLTLLAALADGSGHAREPSVTADQP, from the coding sequence ATGTCACGCCCCTTTCCCCGCCACGTTTGCGCCACCCTGATGCTGGGCATGGTCTCCCAACTCGCCCAGGTAGTGCTTTTGCGGGAACTGTTGATGGTCTTTCAGGGCAACGAGCTGTCCATCGGGATCATCCTGTCCGCGTGGCTTGCCTGGACCGGGGTTGGCGGCTGGCTAGGCGGTCGGCTCACGCAGCGGGCGACACGCCCTGGCTTGCTCCTGGCCCTGAATGCCGGATGTCTGATCCCGATCCTTCCGGCGACCATCATTGTGATCCGAAACCTGCGCGTTTTTTTCGACGTCCTGCCCGGCGCGTCTCTGGGCCTTGGGGAAATGTTCCTTTCCTGTTTCCTGGTCATGGCCCCGGCCTGTCTGCTGCTGGGCGGCCAATTCGTCCTGCTGGCCCGGATATGGCGAGAGCGGGACAGGGCCTTGGACGCCTCCGGGGCGAGCAAGACCTACATGGTGGAAGCCGCGGGCAACACGCTCGCGGGCGTTTTGTTCACCTTTGTTCTGGTCCGACTCCTGAACGCTTTTCAGATCACGGCCTTGGCCGCGATGCTCATGGCCACGGTCGCCCTGGGCCTGTACGGGGTTGATCGGCCGGGCGCAGGCCGGCGCCCCAGTGGGCTTTCCAGTGGACTTTCGGGCGGGCTTGCGGGCCGCCTTGCCGGCCCAAACGCCGCCTTGGCCCCGGTCTTGTTCGCACCCGTGCTTGCCACCCTGATAATCACCCTGATGGTCATCGGGCTGCTCACCGGGCTCTATTTCGCCCTGGACCACGTGGACCGTTGGACCGCTACGGCCCAGTGGCGGCATTTCGCCCCGGATCACGAGTTGGTGGAGACCCGGCCGTCCAGGCACGGGGCCATTGCCGTGCTGCGCCGCGATGACCAGTATAGCTTTTTCCAGAGCGGCCACCTGGTCTTCAGCACCGCGGGCCAGGATACGGCCGTGCCCGGATTGGAGGAACAGGAGGCCGTGGCCGTGGCCCACCTGGCCCTGGTCCAGCATCCCGACCCTGGACGCGTTCTGCTCATCGGCGGCGGAATGCGGGGCATGCTGGCGGAAATCCTGCGCCATCCGGTCCGAGAATTGGACTACATCGAACTGGACAACGTGCTCACGGAAACGGCCCGCCAATACGCCCCGGCCCGGACCTTCGCTGCCCTGGAGCGCCCAGGAATCCGGATGATTCATACCGACTCCCGGCTCTTCGTCAAGTCCGGCGCGGCCTTGCCCTACGACATGATCATCGTGGACGCCCCGGACCCGGCCACCGCGGTCCTGAACCGCACCTACACCCAGGAGTTCTTCCAGCAGGCCCAGGATTTGCTCGCTCCGGGCGGAGTGCTGGCCGTGGGCGTCACATCCACGCCGGACCTGCGGGGGCTGGCCGTGTCCAACCGCAACACCGCGATCCATCACACCTTGGCCGACGTGTTCGGCCATGTCCTGGCCGTAGGGGAACGGCATCTGCTATTCTTCGCCACAGATGATCCGGACCGGATTTCGGCGAACCCGGAATTGTTGCGATCGCGCTTCGACCAGCGGGAAATCACGGCCCAAGGCTTTTCCGGACTGCACTACCATGTGCTGCTGCACGAACCGACACTGCGCCGTATCAACTGGATCCTGCGCCACCACGGGCGCGCCCCTCAAGCGCACCTGGACGGCCCCCCGGCCCCGCCCTTAACGCCGGAACCGCTGGAAGCGCAAATCCAGGCCGTGGCAACATTGCCGCCAGTGGCCGAGCGCTTCTTCATCAATTCGGATTTCCGGCCCATCGCCTACTTCTACACACTGATGTACTGGAACGAGCTGACCCGATCCGGAAGCCGGGACGCCCTGAAACCGATCCTCCATATCCGCCCCTGGTGGATCGCTCCGGCCCTGCTGGTCCCAGTGCTGACCGTGCTTGCCCTTTCCCGCTGGAGAGCCCGCAAGTCTTCCCAAATGCACTCCCAAGCACCCAGGGCACGCTCCCGGAAGCCCTCCCCGAAACACTCTCCGGCCGGATTGGCATGGGCCGTCAACCTGGCGGCCCTGACCACCGGCATGTCCACCATGTTGATGCAGGTGGCCTTGCTCTTCGCCTTTCAAGGACTATATGGATTTGTATACGAGACCGTGGGCCTCATCGTGGCCGTGTTCATGTCCGGGCTGGCCGTGGGCACTTTTCTGGGGCAGCGGTTCCTTCATGATACATCCGCCTCTCGGACCAAGCCCCTGGCCCTGGGATTGGCCCTGGTCCAGGTCGGAATCGCCGCGCTGGCCTGGGCCGTGGGGTTGCTCCTGCCCCAGGCCGCGGCGATCACCTCCTCCCTGACCGTGCTGATCCTGTTCGTGGCCCTGACCTTCATCGCGGGCCTGGCCGGAGGAGTTGACTTCCCCCTGGCCGCGGCCTGTTCCACGGCCTTGACCGGCAAACCCGAACAGGCCGCGGGCCGGATCTACGGCCTGGAGCTGGCAGGGGCCTGCCTCGGCGCGGCCCTGGCTGGAGTGGCCATCGCCCCGGTCCAGGGCATTCCGGCCTGCTTCCTGCTGGCCGGGGCGCTCAACGCCGCGGCCGGGCTCACGCTCCTGGCCGCGCTCGCCGATGGATCAGGCCACGCCCGCGAGCCCTCAGTCACTGCGGATCAACCATGA
- the pyk gene encoding pyruvate kinase encodes MKSKIVVTVGPAIDSEEALRRMIEQGVRIFRLNFSHGDRPYFETIIARLKKLETEMDVSLSLLQDLSGPKIRIGELADAPWDVYKDDLLYLGLPGGQKDLEGAGRSVNGVRWMDLDQPKMLEVLEMGDTVTLSDGGLQFRVMEKLDPRTVLLKALNAGLLSSKKGVAFPGKVSPLPAFTPKDRMDLAYGLELGVNVVALSFVQDAQDIRSLINEMERLGHRVPVIAKLERRNAVDNLQEILELVDGIMVARGDLGLECPLATLPGMQKEIIKACNQAGKPVIVATQMLLSMVDNPMPTRAEITDVANAIHDGTDCVMLSEETAIGNHPLETVRTMREIGLEAERFGAKHHRGPRAPRDQSDPAWFLAYAACLLAEKAQVRALVAHSISGATIRHLSACRPEQPIHALCPDNPARQFLNFSKGVVPHSIKEQLSDHLDRTEYFVDSNPDFFATGEAVVITAGQPKPRQERVATNLVKIYVK; translated from the coding sequence ATGAAATCAAAAATCGTGGTCACGGTAGGGCCGGCAATCGATTCAGAGGAGGCGTTGCGCCGGATGATCGAGCAGGGGGTGCGCATCTTTCGGCTGAACTTTTCTCATGGCGACCGGCCCTACTTTGAAACGATCATCGCCCGGTTGAAAAAACTGGAGACCGAGATGGACGTCTCCTTGAGCCTGTTGCAGGATCTTTCCGGGCCCAAAATCCGGATCGGCGAACTCGCGGATGCACCTTGGGACGTGTACAAGGATGATTTGCTGTATCTTGGCCTGCCAGGCGGCCAAAAAGACCTGGAGGGTGCCGGACGGAGCGTAAATGGAGTGCGCTGGATGGACCTGGATCAGCCGAAAATGCTGGAAGTCCTGGAAATGGGCGACACCGTGACCCTCAGCGACGGCGGTTTGCAATTTCGGGTCATGGAAAAGCTCGACCCCCGGACGGTCCTGCTCAAGGCGCTCAACGCGGGATTGTTGTCGTCGAAAAAAGGCGTGGCTTTTCCGGGCAAGGTCAGTCCGCTCCCGGCATTCACGCCCAAGGATCGTATGGACCTGGCTTATGGCCTGGAACTGGGCGTGAACGTGGTGGCCCTGTCCTTTGTTCAGGACGCCCAGGACATCCGCTCTCTGATCAACGAGATGGAGCGACTGGGCCACCGGGTGCCGGTGATCGCCAAGCTGGAGCGGCGCAACGCCGTGGACAATCTTCAAGAGATTCTGGAGCTGGTGGACGGGATCATGGTCGCGCGGGGGGACCTGGGGCTGGAATGTCCCCTGGCCACCCTGCCGGGCATGCAAAAAGAGATCATCAAGGCCTGCAACCAGGCAGGCAAGCCGGTGATCGTGGCCACCCAGATGCTGCTGTCCATGGTGGACAATCCCATGCCGACCCGGGCCGAGATCACGGACGTGGCCAACGCCATTCACGACGGGACGGACTGCGTGATGCTCTCCGAGGAAACCGCCATCGGCAACCATCCCCTGGAGACGGTGCGCACCATGCGGGAAATCGGTCTGGAGGCCGAACGCTTCGGCGCGAAGCACCATCGGGGCCCCAGAGCGCCTCGGGATCAGAGCGATCCGGCCTGGTTTCTGGCCTATGCCGCATGTCTGCTGGCGGAGAAGGCCCAGGTTCGCGCCCTGGTGGCCCACAGTATTTCCGGGGCCACGATCCGCCATCTCAGCGCCTGTCGCCCGGAACAGCCGATCCATGCCCTCTGCCCGGACAATCCGGCGCGTCAGTTCCTGAATTTTTCCAAAGGCGTGGTCCCGCACTCGATCAAGGAACAACTCTCGGACCATCTGGACCGGACCGAGTATTTCGTGGACAGCAACCCGGATTTTTTCGCAACCGGCGAGGCCGTGGTGATTACCGCCGGACAGCCCAAGCCCCGCCAAGAACGCGTGGCCACGAACCTGGTGAAGATTTACGTGAAGTGA